In Amycolatopsis coloradensis, one genomic interval encodes:
- a CDS encoding DNA repair helicase XPB encodes MTDGPLIVQSDKTVLLEVDNSQADDARIAIAPFAELERAPEHVHTYRITPLALWNARAAGHDAEQVVDALTTYSRFPVPQPLLIDIVDTMGRFGRLQIANHPAHGLVMSTIDRAVLEEILRHKKISPMLGARIDEDTVVVHPSERGRLKQALLKVGWPAEDLAGYVDGEAHPIDLAEVDWELRDYQRKAAEAFWAGGSGVVVLPCGAGKTLVGAAAMAHAKATTLILVTNTVAGRQWKRELVARTSLTEEEIGEYSGEKKEIRPVTIATYQVVTRKTKGEYKHLDLFDSRDWGLVVYDEVHLLPAPVFRMTADLQSRRRLGLTATLVREDGREGDVFSLIGPKRYDVPWRDIEAQGWIAPAECTEVRVTLTDAERLAYATAEAEERYKLAATADTKTKVIKSLIDRHPGEPTLVIGAYLDQLEMIGDELDAPVIQGATKNKEREELFDAFRRGEISTLVVSKVANFSIDLPEASVAIQISGTFGSRQEEAQRLGRLLRPKGDGRQAHFYSVVSRDTVDTEYAAHRQRFLAEQGYAYRIVDADDLLRPM; translated from the coding sequence GTGACCGATGGCCCGCTGATCGTCCAGTCCGACAAGACCGTGCTCCTCGAGGTCGACAACAGCCAGGCCGACGACGCGCGGATCGCCATCGCGCCGTTCGCCGAACTGGAACGCGCGCCCGAGCACGTCCACACCTACCGGATCACGCCACTGGCGTTGTGGAACGCCCGCGCGGCGGGCCACGACGCCGAACAGGTCGTCGACGCGCTGACGACGTACTCGCGCTTCCCCGTCCCCCAGCCGCTGCTCATCGACATCGTGGACACGATGGGGCGGTTCGGGCGGTTGCAGATCGCGAACCACCCGGCGCACGGCCTGGTGATGTCGACCATCGACCGCGCGGTGCTGGAGGAGATCCTCCGGCACAAGAAGATCAGCCCGATGCTGGGCGCGCGGATCGACGAGGACACCGTCGTCGTGCACCCCTCCGAGCGCGGGCGGCTCAAGCAAGCGCTGCTGAAGGTCGGCTGGCCCGCGGAAGACCTCGCCGGCTACGTCGACGGCGAGGCGCACCCGATCGACCTCGCCGAGGTCGACTGGGAACTGCGGGACTACCAGCGCAAGGCCGCCGAGGCGTTCTGGGCCGGCGGGTCCGGTGTCGTCGTGCTGCCGTGCGGCGCGGGCAAGACGCTGGTCGGCGCCGCGGCCATGGCGCACGCGAAGGCGACCACGCTGATCCTGGTGACGAACACCGTCGCCGGACGGCAGTGGAAGCGGGAGCTGGTCGCGCGGACCTCGCTCACCGAGGAGGAGATCGGCGAATACTCCGGGGAGAAGAAGGAGATCCGGCCGGTCACCATCGCGACGTACCAGGTGGTCACGCGCAAGACCAAGGGCGAGTACAAGCACCTGGACCTGTTCGACTCGCGGGACTGGGGCCTGGTGGTCTACGACGAGGTCCACCTGCTGCCCGCGCCGGTGTTCCGGATGACCGCGGACCTGCAGTCGCGGCGGCGGCTGGGACTCACCGCGACCCTGGTGCGCGAGGACGGGCGCGAGGGCGACGTGTTCTCCCTGATCGGCCCGAAGCGGTACGACGTCCCGTGGCGCGACATCGAGGCGCAGGGCTGGATCGCGCCGGCGGAATGCACCGAGGTCCGGGTGACGCTGACCGACGCCGAGAGGCTCGCGTACGCCACGGCCGAAGCCGAGGAGCGGTACAAGCTGGCGGCGACCGCGGACACCAAGACCAAGGTGATCAAATCGCTGATCGACCGGCATCCCGGCGAGCCGACGCTGGTCATCGGGGCCTACCTCGACCAGCTGGAGATGATCGGCGACGAACTCGACGCGCCGGTGATCCAGGGCGCGACGAAGAACAAGGAACGCGAGGAACTGTTCGACGCGTTCCGTCGCGGCGAGATCAGCACGCTGGTCGTTTCGAAGGTCGCGAACTTCTCGATCGACCTGCCGGAGGCGTCGGTCGCGATCCAGATCTCCGGGACGTTCGGCTCGCGGCAGGAAGAGGCGCAGCGGCTCGGACGGCTGCTGCGGCCCAAGGGCGACGGGCGGCAGGCACATTTCTACTCGGTCGTCTC
- a CDS encoding LppU/SCO3897 family protein: MTTTPTGGTPEYDPFNASAPLPPMPEAAPPTPFPKPPPLSVLAKASIVLGVVVALGLGSLFAFAVSQSSRFTKIEAGKCLYLTDEPGGDQSYTTASCTSNRATFRIDEVRTGSSDCRSADYIQFELYGGSSSKRAEKTLCLALNVESGDCLRDVVHETRIAKVRCSDISAEARAVVTRGSSEYACSSEDTALHYTGPPERTVCLRPTGENI; the protein is encoded by the coding sequence TTGACGACTACACCGACCGGCGGGACACCCGAGTACGACCCGTTCAACGCGTCCGCGCCGCTGCCCCCGATGCCGGAGGCGGCACCGCCGACGCCGTTCCCCAAGCCGCCGCCGCTGAGCGTGCTGGCCAAGGCCTCGATCGTGCTGGGCGTCGTCGTCGCGCTGGGCCTCGGAAGCCTGTTCGCCTTCGCTGTCTCGCAGTCGAGCAGGTTCACCAAAATCGAGGCGGGCAAGTGCCTGTACCTGACCGACGAGCCGGGTGGCGATCAGAGCTACACGACGGCCAGCTGCACGTCGAATCGTGCGACCTTCCGTATCGATGAGGTGCGGACGGGCTCGTCGGACTGCCGTAGTGCCGACTACATCCAGTTCGAGCTGTACGGGGGTTCGTCGAGCAAGAGGGCGGAAAAGACGCTCTGCCTCGCGCTGAACGTCGAGAGCGGGGACTGCCTCCGCGACGTCGTGCACGAGACGCGGATCGCGAAGGTCCGCTGCAGCGACATCAGCGCGGAGGCGCGCGCGGTCGTCACGCGGGGATCGTCGGAGTACGCCTGTTCGTCGGAAGACACCGCCCTGCACTACACCGGGCCGCCCGAGCGCACGGTGTGTCTCAGGCCGACCGGCGAAAATATCTAG
- a CDS encoding ABC transporter substrate-binding protein produces the protein MTKMRVLAIPLVAALLVTAGCGVFSRGDASTDAPLERTELRIGVGNPIDTAPLRVAVADGKFTAAGLSVTLVEVPADQAIGKLAAGEIDLAFASDVSIFRASAAGTALQLQGEAYTAGRNTMALVTLPGSDYTEPTLKKSPKIAVNMLDDVGVLAARSVLGTAGVDVNRIQFKQHPFDRMPQALQAGEVDAAWMVEPYITRAEKELGASILADGARGATLDFPMSSYVSMGAFGQANARTLAAFRKVLGEAQVRAADPAVVRDALPSFSDIDRTTASLISLGTYPVSLNGIRLQRVADLMHNSGLLGARLDVQSMVARP, from the coding sequence GTGACGAAGATGCGCGTCTTGGCGATTCCGCTGGTAGCGGCACTGCTGGTGACCGCCGGTTGCGGAGTGTTTTCCCGTGGTGACGCAAGCACCGACGCGCCACTCGAACGGACGGAACTGCGCATCGGCGTCGGGAACCCCATCGACACGGCACCCTTGCGGGTCGCCGTCGCGGACGGGAAATTCACCGCGGCCGGCCTTTCCGTGACCCTCGTCGAGGTTCCCGCCGACCAGGCGATCGGCAAGCTCGCCGCGGGCGAGATCGACCTGGCGTTCGCGAGCGACGTGTCGATCTTCCGCGCCTCCGCGGCCGGGACCGCGCTCCAGCTGCAGGGCGAGGCGTACACCGCCGGCCGCAACACCATGGCGCTCGTCACACTCCCCGGCTCCGACTACACCGAGCCGACGCTCAAGAAGTCACCGAAGATCGCGGTGAACATGCTCGACGACGTCGGCGTGCTGGCGGCCCGCTCGGTACTGGGGACCGCGGGCGTCGACGTGAACCGGATCCAGTTCAAGCAGCACCCGTTCGACCGGATGCCCCAGGCGTTGCAGGCGGGCGAGGTCGATGCCGCGTGGATGGTCGAGCCGTACATCACCAGGGCCGAGAAGGAGCTGGGGGCGAGCATCCTCGCCGACGGCGCCCGCGGCGCGACACTGGACTTCCCGATGTCGTCCTACGTTTCGATGGGAGCCTTCGGCCAGGCCAACGCCCGCACGCTCGCGGCGTTCCGGAAGGTGCTCGGCGAAGCGCAGGTGCGGGCGGCCGACCCGGCCGTCGTCCGCGACGCGCTGCCGTCGTTCTCCGACATCGACCGGACCACGGCGTCGCTGATCTCGCTCGGGACGTACCCGGTCTCCCTCAACGGCATCCGGCTGCAACGCGTCGCCGACCTGATGCACAACTCCGGCCTGCTCGGCGCGCGGCTCGACGTGCAGTCGATGGTGGCGCGCCCCTAA
- a CDS encoding sensor histidine kinase produces the protein MARRDKRPRGGDAAERHPRVGGRWRLRNWHLRTKLFVVLLIPALAVVALVGLRVNSDLRDARQLAEFATRGRVDSTVAEAVHQLQRERDLTVRFVAGDRKGDLSELTEQRKRVDEAIGTFDRTLGESKSRLGGKTATSLQQTSDRLRVLTGLRFSAEHSAFPADAVLRSYSDLISGLLDISDSTAADVSDPDLGKLRLAGNALARVKDQMSVKRAIMAAALAQGGLNRDRTRALLGAEAELAAARNDYRTFATPEQQRMYDDTVIGLIVDIGNDMVESALIRAENDQGLGGLDPNQWDTSATYTVNLAHQVQQALLVQLQERTDSLAAQARTSAIWDGGIVLAVLVIAGVLSVIIARSLLRPLRILRRSALHVAEHQLPAAVEGLLSDPEPQPENLRRRLAVAPVPVFSREELGQVARAFDAVHGEAVRLAGEQAMLRENINAMFVNLSQRSQDLVERQLSVLDRMEADEQDPDTLAGLFELDHLATRMRRNSENLLVLSGTDVVREDGGAVVADEIIGAALSEVEHYQRIELGPAPRIAVRGEAVNDLVHVVSELLENATRYSDQSTMVQVEGHETDRGEWQIEITDHGAGMPQAEIDRTNARLANPPDVDVEVSRRMGLFVVATLAIRHRIDVRLRSADGGGITAVVVVPAELIVEAPRPAPMPEPVPVTVVVPEPEPEPPLEVPPLPEPEESVDESRFAPVLDPGPLRRAPVVERETQPEWPSSDDDAVTHLELDSPTERMPKYQSVLSQWFDHGGPREGPSPAEPGPPSLPSFEPVKNAVPEEPAQDPDEPTEPTLKPLEPKEKEPEPAWPTPAELEQEDGAEETWPVLPAVVPEARSQDDRPEKPRGERPILSLSPEAVRERMTSLQGGFRRGRHARGDDNPSD, from the coding sequence GTGGCCCGTCGCGACAAACGTCCCCGTGGGGGCGACGCGGCGGAACGGCATCCTCGTGTCGGCGGACGCTGGCGGCTGCGGAACTGGCACCTGCGTACCAAACTCTTCGTGGTACTCCTGATTCCCGCCCTCGCGGTGGTCGCCCTCGTCGGGCTCCGGGTCAACTCCGACCTGCGGGACGCGAGGCAGCTGGCCGAGTTCGCCACCCGCGGCCGCGTCGACAGCACCGTCGCCGAGGCCGTGCACCAGCTCCAGCGCGAACGAGACCTCACCGTCCGGTTCGTCGCCGGCGATCGCAAGGGCGACCTTTCCGAACTGACCGAGCAGCGCAAGCGCGTCGACGAGGCCATCGGCACGTTCGACCGGACGCTCGGCGAGAGCAAGAGCAGGCTCGGCGGCAAGACCGCGACCAGCCTGCAGCAGACCAGCGACCGGCTGCGCGTGCTGACCGGGCTCCGCTTTTCCGCGGAACACTCCGCTTTTCCCGCCGACGCGGTGCTCCGCTCCTACAGCGACCTGATCTCCGGTCTGCTCGACATCAGCGATTCCACCGCCGCCGACGTGTCCGACCCGGATCTGGGGAAGCTCCGCCTCGCGGGCAACGCGCTCGCGCGGGTCAAGGACCAGATGTCGGTCAAACGCGCGATCATGGCGGCCGCGCTGGCGCAGGGCGGTCTCAACCGGGACAGGACCCGCGCGCTGCTCGGCGCGGAGGCCGAACTCGCCGCCGCCCGCAACGACTACCGCACGTTCGCGACCCCCGAACAGCAGCGGATGTACGACGACACGGTCATCGGCCTGATCGTCGACATCGGCAACGACATGGTCGAATCGGCGCTCATCCGCGCGGAGAACGATCAGGGGCTCGGCGGGCTGGATCCGAACCAGTGGGACACCTCGGCCACCTATACGGTGAATCTGGCCCACCAGGTGCAGCAGGCGCTGCTCGTCCAGCTTCAGGAACGCACCGACTCCCTCGCGGCGCAGGCGAGGACGTCCGCGATCTGGGACGGCGGCATCGTGCTCGCCGTGCTGGTCATCGCCGGGGTGCTCTCGGTGATCATCGCGCGTTCGCTGCTGCGGCCGCTGCGGATCCTGCGCCGCAGCGCGCTGCATGTCGCCGAACACCAGCTGCCGGCGGCCGTCGAAGGACTGCTGAGCGACCCCGAACCGCAGCCGGAGAACCTGCGGCGGCGGCTGGCCGTCGCTCCGGTGCCGGTGTTCAGCCGCGAGGAACTCGGCCAGGTGGCGCGCGCGTTCGACGCGGTGCACGGCGAGGCCGTCCGGCTCGCCGGGGAACAGGCCATGCTGCGGGAGAACATCAACGCGATGTTCGTGAACCTGTCGCAGCGGAGCCAGGATCTCGTCGAACGGCAGTTGTCCGTGCTGGACCGGATGGAAGCCGACGAACAGGATCCCGACACGCTCGCCGGGCTTTTCGAACTCGACCATCTCGCGACCCGGATGCGCCGCAACAGTGAGAACCTGCTGGTGCTGTCCGGAACCGACGTCGTCCGTGAGGACGGTGGCGCCGTCGTCGCCGACGAGATCATCGGCGCCGCGCTCTCGGAGGTCGAGCACTACCAGCGGATCGAACTCGGCCCGGCGCCGCGGATCGCGGTACGCGGCGAGGCCGTCAACGATCTCGTGCACGTGGTCTCCGAGTTGCTGGAGAACGCGACCCGCTATTCGGATCAGAGCACGATGGTGCAGGTCGAGGGGCACGAGACCGACCGCGGGGAATGGCAGATCGAGATCACCGACCACGGTGCCGGGATGCCGCAGGCGGAGATCGACCGCACCAACGCGCGGCTGGCGAACCCGCCGGACGTCGACGTCGAGGTCTCCCGGCGGATGGGCCTGTTCGTGGTCGCGACGCTGGCGATCCGGCACCGTATCGACGTCCGTCTCCGGTCCGCCGACGGCGGCGGGATCACCGCGGTGGTCGTCGTACCCGCCGAGCTCATCGTCGAAGCGCCCCGGCCCGCCCCGATGCCGGAACCCGTGCCCGTCACCGTCGTCGTCCCGGAGCCGGAACCCGAGCCGCCGCTGGAAGTCCCGCCGCTGCCCGAGCCGGAGGAGAGCGTCGACGAGTCGCGGTTCGCGCCCGTGCTGGACCCCGGCCCGCTGCGGCGCGCTCCCGTCGTCGAGCGCGAGACCCAGCCGGAATGGCCGTCTTCGGACGACGACGCCGTCACCCATCTCGAACTGGATTCGCCGACCGAACGGATGCCCAAGTACCAGAGCGTGCTTTCGCAGTGGTTCGACCACGGCGGCCCGCGCGAAGGGCCTTCGCCCGCGGAACCCGGCCCGCCTTCCTTGCCTTCGTTCGAGCCGGTCAAGAACGCCGTGCCCGAGGAACCCGCGCAGGATCCGGACGAGCCGACCGAACCGACGCTGAAGCCGCTGGAGCCGAAGGAAAAGGAGCCGGAACCGGCTTGGCCGACGCCCGCCGAGCTGGAACAGGAGGACGGGGCGGAGGAGACCTGGCCGGTGCTGCCCGCCGTCGTTCCCGAGGCCCGGTCGCAGGACGACAGGCCGGAGAAGCCGCGAGGGGAGAGGCCGATACTCTCACTTTCCCCCGAAGCGGTCCGTGAACGGATGACCAGCCTGCAAGGCGGATTCCGGCGCGGTCGCCACGCCAGGGGTGACGACAACCCCTCGGATTGA
- a CDS encoding copper homeostasis protein CutC codes for MTPKTGLLEVIALTAVDAERAQEGGADRLELVSDMASDGLTPSVETVRDVLGATDLPVRVMLRDNMSFAAGDLDGLRADAVRLIDAGAREFVFGFLDLESEIDVEACETLVKELDGLPWTFHRAIDRARDPLRAYDQLTGLGCDTVLAAGHPHGVAHGLSVLQRLARREDGPRLLVGGGLRAQQVHLLRAGGVGAFHVGGAVRPGGWESDVDVAAVREWAALVKE; via the coding sequence ATGACCCCGAAAACCGGCCTGCTGGAAGTGATCGCGCTGACCGCGGTGGACGCGGAGCGCGCGCAGGAGGGCGGGGCCGATCGCCTCGAACTGGTCAGCGACATGGCCAGCGACGGTCTCACCCCGTCGGTCGAGACGGTGCGCGACGTGCTCGGCGCCACCGATCTCCCGGTGCGGGTCATGCTGCGCGACAACATGTCCTTCGCCGCCGGTGACCTCGACGGGCTGCGTGCGGACGCGGTGCGCCTGATCGACGCGGGCGCGCGGGAGTTCGTCTTCGGTTTCCTGGACCTGGAAAGCGAAATCGACGTCGAAGCCTGCGAGACCCTGGTCAAGGAGCTCGACGGGCTGCCGTGGACCTTTCACCGCGCCATCGACCGCGCGCGGGATCCGTTGCGCGCCTACGACCAGTTGACCGGCCTCGGCTGCGACACGGTGCTCGCGGCCGGGCATCCGCACGGCGTCGCGCACGGGCTTTCGGTGCTGCAGCGGCTCGCCCGGCGTGAGGACGGGCCTCGGCTGCTGGTCGGCGGCGGCCTGCGGGCGCAGCAGGTGCATCTGCTGCGAGCGGGCGGGGTCGGCGCGTTCCACGTCGGCGGCGCGGTCCGTCCAGGCGGCTGGGAGTCCGATGTGGACGTCGCCGCCGTTCGCGAGTGGGCGGCGCTGGTCAAGGAGTAG
- a CDS encoding IS481 family transposase codes for MDPEFVAAIVRSAAGEKINVARFCREHGVSRDTFYRYVARFRSEGTVGFACRSTAPLSHPSALGEEVAEAVLRARKELEEEGLDNGPISIRWRLEDAGMLPPPSQSSIYRILRDRGQIEPEPRKKPRTRRRFQYPDPNGCWQIDGTEHYLADGTKVCIIQILDDHSRLDVGSYAAVSENGADTWTAVQLAIACYGAPVKLLSDNGLAFSGKHRGWMADLERHLAEHGVTTIASSVYHPQTCGKNERVHQTLQKWLAARPPAENLAALQQLLDDYRTIYNNRRHQSLDGQTPQQRYDASPKATPPEGSTAPSGTTQRPVSSTGVIAFSGCSIVLGRHWAGQSATVFWQGDRVVIMIGDTLARQLTLNRAIRYQPLTNPKLSDKY; via the coding sequence ATGGATCCTGAGTTCGTCGCCGCGATCGTCAGGTCGGCTGCGGGCGAGAAGATCAACGTGGCGCGGTTCTGTCGCGAGCACGGGGTTTCCCGTGACACCTTCTATCGGTATGTGGCTCGGTTCCGGAGCGAGGGGACCGTCGGGTTCGCCTGCCGCAGCACCGCTCCGCTGAGCCATCCGTCCGCGCTGGGTGAGGAGGTGGCCGAGGCGGTGCTGCGGGCCCGTAAAGAGCTCGAGGAGGAAGGCCTGGACAACGGGCCGATCTCGATTCGCTGGCGTCTGGAGGACGCCGGGATGCTCCCGCCGCCCTCGCAGTCGTCGATCTACCGGATCCTGCGTGATCGCGGCCAGATCGAACCCGAGCCACGCAAGAAGCCCCGCACGCGGCGCCGGTTCCAGTACCCGGACCCGAACGGCTGCTGGCAGATCGATGGGACGGAGCACTACCTGGCCGACGGCACCAAGGTCTGCATCATCCAGATCCTGGATGACCATTCCCGCCTCGATGTCGGCTCCTATGCCGCGGTCAGCGAGAACGGTGCTGACACCTGGACCGCAGTGCAACTGGCCATCGCCTGCTACGGGGCGCCGGTGAAACTGTTGTCCGACAACGGGCTGGCTTTCTCCGGCAAACACCGCGGCTGGATGGCCGATCTGGAACGTCACCTCGCCGAACACGGCGTCACCACGATCGCCTCGTCGGTCTATCACCCGCAAACCTGCGGCAAGAACGAACGCGTCCATCAGACTCTGCAGAAATGGCTCGCCGCCCGGCCCCCGGCCGAGAATCTTGCCGCCCTGCAACAGCTGCTCGACGACTACCGCACAATCTACAACAACCGAAGACACCAGAGCCTCGACGGCCAGACCCCGCAGCAACGCTACGACGCCAGTCCCAAAGCCACTCCACCCGAAGGCTCCACAGCTCCCAGCGGAACCACCCAACGCCCCGTCTCCAGCACCGGGGTCATCGCCTTCTCCGGCTGCTCCATCGTGCTAGGCCGACACTGGGCCGGCCAGAGCGCCACCGTGTTCTGGCAGGGCGACCGCGTCGTCATCATGATCGGCGACACACTCGCCCGCCAGCTCACCCTCAACAGAGCAATACGCTACCAACCACTGACCAACCCAAAACTGTCCGACAAGTACTGA
- the mdlC gene encoding benzoylformate decarboxylase, whose protein sequence is MATRTVRDATRELLRDLGLTTVFGNPGTTEIAFLTEWPDDFTYVLALHEASVVAMADGYARASRRAALVNLHSAGGVGHALGHIFTAYRNNAPLIILAGQQTRSLLPDDPFLGAVEAANFPKPYVKWSCEPARAEDVPAALARAYHIATQAPMGPVFVSVPVDDWDVETSKPVVSRPRIPGFAPDPSALDELVSALDAAERPAIVVGPGIDGEGAVPDVVELAEKVGAGVWAPPMGARCSFPEDHPQFFGFLQPERKALASALTEHDLVVVIGAPAFTYHVYRGESETALPALFLVSDDEQILARAAEGTGIRATPKLAIRALLDRAAPREAPKPRTRLEKPAAVTPITPAFAYSVISEVLPDDAIVVEETPSHRNELHDHLPIKSTDTGFLTVASGTLGYGLPAAVGAALARPDRKVVAILGDGSSMYCVQALWTAAQHNLPVTFVIFDNAQYAAVRILGEAAGGEKVPGVDLGGIDFPALAKSLGLRTSVVEKAEDLKPALEAALPDERPHLVHVRIDANPRTLY, encoded by the coding sequence ATGGCTACCCGCACCGTACGTGACGCGACCAGGGAACTGCTGCGCGATCTGGGCCTGACCACCGTTTTCGGCAATCCCGGTACGACCGAGATCGCCTTCCTGACGGAATGGCCCGACGACTTCACCTACGTGCTCGCGCTCCACGAGGCGTCCGTCGTCGCGATGGCCGACGGGTACGCCCGCGCGAGCAGGCGGGCGGCGCTGGTGAACCTGCATTCCGCCGGCGGGGTCGGCCACGCGCTCGGGCATATCTTCACCGCGTACCGCAACAACGCCCCGCTGATCATCCTGGCGGGCCAGCAGACCAGGTCGCTGCTGCCGGACGATCCGTTCCTCGGCGCCGTCGAGGCGGCGAACTTCCCCAAGCCGTACGTGAAGTGGAGTTGCGAGCCCGCCAGGGCCGAGGACGTCCCGGCGGCGCTGGCGCGGGCGTACCACATCGCGACGCAGGCGCCCATGGGTCCGGTGTTCGTCTCGGTGCCGGTGGACGACTGGGACGTCGAGACCTCGAAGCCGGTCGTCTCCCGGCCGCGGATCCCCGGCTTCGCGCCCGATCCGTCCGCTTTGGACGAACTGGTGTCCGCCTTGGACGCCGCCGAACGCCCGGCGATCGTGGTCGGCCCCGGTATCGACGGGGAAGGCGCCGTGCCGGACGTCGTCGAACTGGCCGAGAAGGTGGGCGCCGGGGTCTGGGCGCCGCCGATGGGAGCGCGCTGCTCGTTCCCCGAGGACCACCCGCAGTTCTTCGGATTCCTGCAGCCGGAACGGAAAGCGCTCGCGAGCGCGCTGACCGAGCACGATCTCGTGGTCGTCATCGGCGCCCCGGCGTTCACCTACCACGTGTACCGGGGCGAGTCGGAAACCGCGCTGCCGGCGCTGTTCCTGGTCAGCGACGACGAGCAGATCCTCGCCAGGGCCGCGGAAGGCACCGGCATCCGCGCGACGCCGAAGCTCGCGATCCGCGCGCTGCTGGATCGCGCCGCGCCGCGGGAAGCGCCGAAACCCCGTACCAGGCTGGAAAAGCCCGCCGCGGTCACGCCGATCACCCCGGCCTTCGCCTACTCCGTGATCTCGGAGGTCCTGCCGGACGACGCGATCGTCGTCGAAGAGACCCCGAGTCACCGCAACGAACTGCACGACCACCTGCCGATCAAGTCCACCGACACCGGTTTCCTCACGGTCGCCAGCGGCACCCTCGGCTACGGCCTCCCCGCCGCCGTCGGTGCCGCGCTGGCCCGACCGGACCGCAAGGTCGTCGCGATCCTCGGCGACGGGTCGAGCATGTACTGCGTCCAGGCACTGTGGACGGCGGCGCAGCACAACCTGCCGGTGACGTTCGTGATCTTCGACAATGCGCAGTACGCCGCCGTGCGCATCCTCGGCGAGGCCGCGGGCGGCGAGAAGGTGCCGGGTGTCGACCTCGGCGGTATCGATTTCCCCGCGCTGGCGAAGAGCCTGGGGCTGCGGACGTCGGTCGTCGAGAAGGCCGAGGACCTCAAGCCGGCGCTGGAGGCCGCGCTGCCGGACGAGCGGCCGCATCTGGTGCACGTCCGCATCGACGCGAACCCGCGCACGCTGTACTGA
- a CDS encoding ABC transporter ATP-binding protein — protein MSTMLEVSGLNHRYGAGEKAHVAVNDLSFTVEAGQLASIVGPSGCGKSTLLRCIAGLIKPTSGRVSLHGDDVSGVPEDLAVVFQDYSRSLFPWLSVAKNVEFPLRWRDLSRSERRTRAQEALESVGLSGVGSKFPWQLSGGMQQRVSIARALASRPALLLMDEPFASVDAQTRFELEDLTRRVQRENGSTVLVVTHDIDESVYLSDRVLVLSKSPAKIVADLPVGLPAERDQITTRESAEFVTLRGEVARLLHGGAPEAVAAASDAAEYELAQQEASASDARAKSS, from the coding sequence ATGTCAACCATGCTCGAAGTCTCCGGGCTCAACCACCGGTACGGCGCGGGAGAAAAGGCGCACGTCGCGGTCAACGACCTGTCGTTCACCGTCGAAGCGGGACAGCTCGCGAGCATCGTCGGCCCGTCGGGCTGCGGCAAGTCGACGCTCCTGCGCTGCATCGCCGGGCTGATCAAGCCGACGTCCGGCCGCGTCAGCCTGCACGGCGACGACGTCTCCGGGGTGCCGGAGGATCTGGCCGTCGTGTTCCAGGACTACAGCCGCTCGCTGTTCCCCTGGCTCTCGGTCGCGAAGAACGTCGAGTTCCCCTTGCGGTGGCGCGACTTGAGCCGCTCGGAACGCCGCACGCGGGCGCAGGAGGCGCTGGAGTCGGTCGGTCTGTCCGGGGTCGGCTCGAAGTTCCCGTGGCAGCTCTCGGGCGGTATGCAGCAGCGTGTGTCGATCGCGCGGGCGCTGGCCAGCCGTCCCGCCCTGCTGCTGATGGACGAGCCGTTCGCGTCGGTCGACGCGCAGACGCGGTTCGAGCTCGAAGACCTGACTCGGCGCGTTCAGCGCGAGAACGGGAGCACGGTCCTCGTCGTCACGCACGACATCGACGAAAGCGTCTACCTGTCGGACCGGGTGCTGGTGCTGTCGAAGTCGCCGGCGAAGATCGTCGCGGACCTGCCGGTCGGGCTGCCCGCGGAACGGGACCAGATCACCACGCGCGAGTCCGCGGAGTTCGTGACGCTGCGCGGTGAGGTGGCGCGGCTGCTGCACGGCGGTGCCCCCGAAGCCGTCGCCGCGGCTTCCGACGCGGCCGAGTACGAGCTGGCGCAGCAGGAGGCTTCCGCCTCTGACGCACGCGCCAAGAGCAGCTGA